From one Firmicutes bacterium HGW-Firmicutes-1 genomic stretch:
- a CDS encoding methionine synthase: MNSEQFKALLQEKIMILDGAMGTEIQNFKLTEDHYRGQLLVDHTHKLKGNNDILVLTMPEVIEQIHLSYLEAGSDIIETNTFNATSISQSDYGTEHFIYEMNKCAAELAKKCANKYTALDPSKPRLVAGSIGPTSKTASISPDVENPGFRNVSFDELQLSYEEQIKGLLDGGVDLLLIETIIDTLNARAALVAAEKAFQLNGKNIPIMISGTLTDKSGRTLSGQTLSAFVTSMNSEHIISFGLNCSFGAKDLIPYIKDLSKITNKFISVHPNAGLPNQMGEYDELPNETAELLAALIDNEVLNIVGGCCGTTPGHITAIYNQTKRKAPRRLPPVQKETVLAGLETLKISKSSNFVNIGERTNVAGSIKFARLIREKKYEEALSIAKDQVENGAQIIDLNFDDGLLDGKEEMDIFSKLIGSEPEISRVPVMIDSSKWEVIVTGLKAIQGKAIVNSISMKNGEEEFLKQAAYIKSFGAAVVVMAFDEQGQAASYERKITIAERAYNLLVKKVQFPPEDIIFDVNVLAVATGIKEHNNYGVDFIRAVKWIKENLPYAKTSGGLSNLSFSFRGNNVIREAMHSAFLYHAIKDGLDMAILNPGMIQIYDDINPELLSLVEAVILNKSDDATDMLLEYASTVTESTTEKKSTKSEWRLTGYMERLRISMIRGITEYLEEDLEEARNALPAAIDIIEGPLMDGMKAVGVLFGEGKMFLPQVVKSARVMKKAVSFLLPYIEEENINSPNNSAGKILIATVKGDVHDIGKNIVSVVLQCNNFEVIDLGIMVDPDLIIQTALKEKVDIIGLSGLITPSLDEMVTVAKMMEENKLSIPLMIGGATTSKLHTGLKITSHYSGPVIHTTDATKAVEGAKLLLDQQKKAAYIEETYAEYDKVAQLSQTYRSKLVSLVEARKNKQPIDWKQINVQKPSFIGTKVVDNITVEDLIPYIDWSFFFSAWELKKAYPAILNDARLGEEATKLYNDATQMLKSMAKSSELKCKGVLSIYPAYSINEDIYVIHDNQKTVFPTFRQQKTSSDYLSLADFIAPLDSGITDYIGCFAVTAGIGVNEIISKYTIDDDDYNALLVKSLSDRLAEAFAEKLHEMVRQDIWGYANNENLTTEELLKAKYQGIRPAFGYPSLIDHSEKAKLFDLLEAEKNAEISLTESFMMKPASSVCGLYFANDVSKYFDLYYIGKDQIIDYASRKGVSVEEVEKLISTRKSAT, from the coding sequence ATGAATTCTGAGCAATTTAAAGCCCTACTCCAAGAAAAAATTATGATTTTAGATGGTGCCATGGGTACTGAAATACAAAATTTCAAGCTTACTGAAGACCATTATAGAGGACAACTTCTCGTTGACCATACACACAAATTAAAAGGTAATAACGACATTCTTGTCTTAACAATGCCTGAAGTCATTGAACAAATTCATTTAAGCTATTTAGAGGCTGGTTCTGACATTATAGAAACGAATACTTTCAATGCAACTAGCATATCTCAAAGCGATTATGGCACTGAACATTTCATATATGAAATGAATAAGTGTGCAGCAGAGCTTGCTAAAAAATGTGCCAATAAATATACTGCCCTTGATCCTTCAAAACCAAGATTGGTTGCAGGCTCCATTGGTCCAACGAGTAAAACTGCTTCTATTTCCCCTGATGTTGAAAATCCTGGATTTAGAAATGTTAGCTTTGATGAGCTTCAACTGTCTTACGAAGAACAAATAAAAGGATTGTTAGATGGTGGCGTGGATCTATTACTAATAGAAACGATTATCGATACCTTAAATGCAAGAGCAGCCCTTGTTGCGGCAGAGAAAGCATTCCAGTTAAACGGGAAAAATATCCCTATTATGATTTCAGGTACACTTACAGACAAAAGCGGACGAACTTTATCTGGTCAAACCTTATCAGCTTTTGTAACTTCAATGAATAGCGAACATATCATAAGCTTCGGACTTAACTGTTCCTTTGGTGCAAAGGATTTAATCCCCTATATAAAAGATTTATCAAAAATAACCAACAAGTTTATCAGTGTACATCCGAATGCTGGACTTCCAAATCAAATGGGTGAATATGATGAATTGCCTAACGAAACAGCTGAATTATTAGCAGCTCTAATAGACAATGAAGTACTCAACATTGTAGGTGGATGTTGTGGCACAACACCTGGCCATATAACGGCTATTTATAACCAGACAAAGAGAAAAGCTCCGAGAAGATTACCCCCCGTACAAAAGGAAACTGTTTTAGCCGGTCTAGAAACACTTAAAATTAGCAAGTCTTCTAATTTTGTTAATATCGGCGAACGCACCAATGTTGCAGGTTCCATAAAATTTGCTAGATTAATTCGTGAAAAGAAATACGAGGAAGCATTAAGTATCGCTAAAGACCAAGTGGAAAATGGGGCTCAAATTATTGATTTAAACTTCGATGACGGTTTATTAGATGGCAAAGAAGAAATGGATATATTTTCAAAACTAATTGGATCTGAACCAGAAATATCAAGGGTACCAGTCATGATTGACTCCTCTAAATGGGAAGTTATTGTTACAGGTCTAAAAGCTATACAAGGAAAAGCCATTGTAAACTCAATCAGCATGAAAAATGGTGAAGAAGAATTCTTAAAACAAGCAGCTTATATTAAAAGTTTCGGAGCAGCTGTTGTAGTTATGGCCTTTGATGAGCAAGGCCAAGCAGCTAGTTATGAAAGAAAGATAACAATCGCTGAAAGGGCTTACAACCTACTCGTTAAGAAAGTACAATTCCCCCCAGAGGACATTATATTTGATGTTAATGTACTCGCAGTCGCTACTGGAATAAAAGAACATAATAACTATGGTGTTGATTTTATACGTGCTGTTAAATGGATTAAAGAAAACCTTCCATATGCAAAAACGAGTGGCGGTTTAAGTAATCTTTCCTTTTCCTTCAGAGGAAACAATGTAATTAGAGAAGCAATGCACTCTGCTTTCTTATATCATGCAATTAAAGATGGCCTAGATATGGCAATATTAAATCCTGGCATGATTCAGATATATGATGATATCAATCCCGAGCTTCTGTCTTTAGTCGAAGCTGTCATATTAAACAAAAGTGATGATGCGACTGATATGTTGCTTGAATATGCTAGTACCGTAACAGAAAGTACAACTGAGAAAAAGTCTACCAAAAGCGAATGGCGTTTAACAGGATATATGGAACGACTAAGGATATCCATGATAAGAGGTATTACTGAATATCTAGAAGAAGACTTGGAAGAAGCTAGAAATGCTTTGCCAGCAGCGATTGATATTATCGAAGGTCCTCTTATGGATGGTATGAAAGCCGTTGGTGTTCTTTTTGGAGAAGGTAAAATGTTTTTACCCCAAGTTGTAAAAAGTGCTAGAGTTATGAAAAAGGCTGTCTCTTTTCTACTACCTTATATTGAAGAAGAGAATATCAATTCACCTAATAATAGTGCTGGAAAAATATTAATTGCAACTGTGAAAGGTGATGTTCATGACATTGGAAAAAACATTGTTAGTGTTGTTCTTCAATGCAATAACTTTGAAGTAATAGATTTGGGAATTATGGTTGATCCTGATCTCATTATTCAAACTGCTTTAAAAGAAAAAGTAGATATTATTGGGCTTAGCGGCTTAATTACCCCCTCTTTAGATGAAATGGTAACAGTCGCGAAAATGATGGAAGAAAACAAGCTTAGCATTCCTCTTATGATAGGTGGTGCAACAACCTCCAAGCTTCATACTGGTCTAAAAATCACTTCTCATTACTCAGGTCCAGTCATTCATACAACCGATGCTACAAAAGCTGTAGAAGGAGCTAAGCTATTATTAGATCAACAAAAAAAAGCTGCTTATATTGAAGAAACTTATGCTGAGTACGATAAGGTGGCTCAATTATCACAGACCTATAGAAGCAAATTAGTTAGCCTAGTAGAAGCCCGAAAAAATAAGCAACCAATCGATTGGAAACAGATAAACGTTCAAAAGCCCTCCTTTATTGGAACTAAAGTAGTAGATAATATCACTGTTGAAGATTTAATACCTTATATAGATTGGAGCTTTTTCTTCAGTGCATGGGAACTAAAGAAAGCTTATCCTGCAATATTAAATGATGCTAGACTCGGTGAAGAAGCTACTAAATTATATAATGATGCAACCCAGATGTTGAAGTCGATGGCTAAATCTAGCGAGCTAAAATGTAAAGGTGTTTTAAGCATCTATCCTGCCTATTCCATAAATGAAGATATTTATGTAATACATGACAATCAAAAAACAGTATTTCCTACTTTTAGGCAACAAAAAACGAGTAGTGATTACCTTTCTCTAGCAGACTTTATAGCCCCGTTAGATTCTGGCATTACTGATTACATTGGATGCTTTGCGGTAACCGCCGGAATAGGTGTGAATGAAATAATTTCAAAATATACAATTGATGATGATGATTACAATGCTTTGTTAGTAAAATCTTTATCAGATCGTTTGGCTGAGGCCTTTGCAGAAAAGCTACATGAAATGGTTAGACAAGACATATGGGGCTATGCTAATAATGAAAACCTTACAACTGAAGAATTGTTAAAAGCAAAATATCAAGGTATTCGCCCCGCTTTTGGCTATCCTTCCTTAATAGATCATTCAGAAAAAGCAAAACTATTTGATCTATTAGAAGCAGAAAAAAATGCAGAAATTTCTCTCACAGAATCCTTTATGATGAAACCTGCCTCTAGTGTATGTGGTTTATACTTTGCAAATGATGTATCTAAATACTTTGATTTGTATTATATTGGCAAAGATCAAATTATTGATTACGCAAGCAGAAAAGGTGTCTCTGTCGAAGAAGTAGAAAAATTAATTAGTACTAGAAAATCGGCTACGTAG
- a CDS encoding FAD/NAD(P)-binding oxidoreductase, translating into MKKYDFIIIGAGVIGSTISRELSRYQVEVLLIDKENDVSCGATKGNSAIVHGGFDDKHGSLKSKLCREGNLMYPKLNEELNFGYEQRGSLVLAFSEEEIEVLGELYENGKKNGVDDLEIIDADKIIEMEPYVNKNVLKALYCPSSGLTSPYELTIALAENAISNGVELKLKSEVLSIEQVEGGFKVVTNNDEYSSKYVINCAGVYSDKVAGMVGVDHFKITPRRGEYVLLNKDQGYLANNVLFQTPSKNGKGILVTRTYHGNLMLGPNAQEVGSKDDIGTTLEALDYIVDTARLSVPDFDLKTTLTSFSGIRATSDKKDFIIEESEVKGFINVAGIESPGLTSSPAIGKYVIGIIKGMGVELLDKPDFNPYRKAIIIKKGENFDGFIDAPTPDKNIICRCEKVTEAEIIDAIHRGIDIDSLDAIKRRTRAGMGLCQGKFCGPRVANVIAREQNMKVEDVTPRGKGSSILPHREDRTFWKKLD; encoded by the coding sequence ATGAAAAAATATGATTTTATAATTATCGGTGCGGGTGTTATTGGTTCAACAATTTCCAGAGAATTATCAAGGTATCAAGTAGAAGTACTGCTTATAGACAAGGAAAATGATGTGAGCTGTGGTGCAACAAAAGGAAATAGTGCCATTGTCCATGGTGGCTTTGATGATAAGCATGGTAGCTTGAAAAGTAAGCTCTGTCGTGAAGGTAATTTAATGTATCCAAAGCTTAATGAAGAATTAAATTTTGGTTATGAACAAAGAGGAAGTTTAGTACTAGCTTTTTCTGAGGAAGAAATTGAAGTGCTTGGTGAGCTCTATGAAAACGGAAAGAAAAATGGTGTCGATGATTTAGAGATTATTGATGCAGATAAAATTATTGAAATGGAACCATATGTGAACAAGAATGTACTGAAAGCGCTTTATTGTCCTTCATCAGGGCTAACATCACCCTATGAGTTGACAATTGCACTAGCTGAAAATGCAATTTCAAATGGAGTTGAGTTAAAGCTAAAATCAGAGGTTCTATCGATTGAGCAAGTAGAAGGTGGCTTTAAGGTTGTTACAAATAATGATGAGTATAGTAGTAAATATGTTATTAATTGTGCGGGTGTTTATAGTGATAAGGTTGCAGGAATGGTTGGGGTTGATCATTTTAAAATCACACCAAGACGAGGTGAATATGTACTTCTAAATAAAGATCAAGGTTATTTAGCAAACAATGTTCTTTTCCAAACACCTTCAAAAAATGGGAAAGGTATATTGGTTACAAGAACCTATCATGGTAACTTGATGCTTGGTCCAAATGCGCAAGAAGTTGGTAGTAAGGATGATATTGGAACTACGCTAGAAGCCCTTGATTATATTGTAGATACAGCAAGATTATCTGTTCCAGATTTTGATTTGAAGACAACACTTACTTCATTTTCGGGTATACGTGCGACCTCAGATAAAAAAGATTTTATTATCGAAGAAAGTGAAGTTAAGGGCTTTATCAATGTTGCAGGTATTGAGTCACCAGGACTTACCTCCTCACCTGCGATTGGTAAATATGTAATTGGCATCATTAAAGGTATGGGTGTTGAGTTACTGGATAAACCTGATTTTAATCCATATAGAAAAGCAATTATAATAAAAAAAGGTGAAAATTTTGATGGTTTCATTGATGCTCCAACACCTGACAAAAACATCATATGCAGATGTGAAAAAGTAACAGAAGCAGAAATTATTGATGCAATTCATAGGGGCATCGATATTGATTCTTTAGATGCAATTAAGAGAAGAACGAGGGCAGGTATGGGACTCTGCCAAGGTAAATTTTGTGGACCTCGAGTTGCAAATGTAATTGCAAGAGAACAGAATATGAAGGTTGAGGATGTCACACCTAGAGGGAAAGGTTCATCAATCTTACCTCATAGAGAAGACAGAACCTTCTGGAAAAAATTAGATTAA
- a CDS encoding AzlD domain-containing protein, which produces MKSYLPLILGMMAVTYIPRLLPLITLSERPLHPKIKKFLLYIPYTALSALIVRGIMQSGNHDLLISIVGLGVAGVVAWFKGGMVLSVIAAIVATFIMLTIR; this is translated from the coding sequence ATGAAAAGTTATTTACCACTTATTTTAGGTATGATGGCGGTTACTTATATACCTAGACTATTACCACTTATTACTTTATCAGAAAGGCCACTACATCCTAAAATAAAAAAATTTCTACTCTATATTCCTTATACAGCTTTAAGTGCTCTCATTGTTAGGGGTATTATGCAATCAGGTAATCATGATTTACTGATTTCGATTGTAGGTTTAGGCGTTGCCGGTGTAGTTGCTTGGTTTAAAGGTGGCATGGTACTATCAGTAATCGCAGCGATTGTGGCAACATTCATTATGTTAACTATCAGATAA
- a CDS encoding autotransporter — MAFGLLAKTVNISLLDCFLFSFLVFAGASQFMALDLIKAGIATGDIIIATLLLNLRHIMMSASLSVRIKENKKRWLLFIAFGITDETFAVASLKNGPLTRTFLLVLNGLSYIAWVSGSVVGYLVGAILPITVQSSLGIGLYAMFAAILMPEIRKSLNVLMLSVVSGLIYFTIYYFHLLPLGWDLIGTIILSSGVGLFIIKDEEDTA, encoded by the coding sequence ATGGCTTTTGGATTGCTTGCTAAAACAGTAAATATATCTCTACTGGATTGTTTCTTGTTTTCATTTCTTGTATTTGCGGGTGCAAGTCAATTTATGGCATTAGATCTTATCAAAGCGGGAATAGCAACTGGTGATATTATAATTGCAACGCTATTACTTAATTTAAGACATATCATGATGAGTGCATCTTTATCAGTAAGAATAAAAGAAAACAAGAAAAGATGGTTGCTTTTTATTGCATTTGGAATAACAGATGAAACCTTTGCAGTAGCATCATTAAAAAATGGACCTCTTACCAGAACCTTTTTATTAGTACTTAATGGCTTATCGTATATAGCATGGGTGAGCGGTTCGGTTGTTGGATATCTAGTGGGTGCAATATTACCAATAACGGTACAAAGCAGCTTAGGTATCGGGTTATATGCTATGTTTGCTGCAATATTAATGCCGGAAATAAGAAAATCACTTAATGTTCTTATGTTATCAGTTGTTTCAGGGCTAATATATTTTACCATATATTATTTTCACTTACTTCCATTAGGATGGGATTTAATTGGTACGATTATTTTATCTTCAGGTGTTGGACTATTTATAATAAAGGATGAGGAGGATACGGCATGA
- a CDS encoding aminotransferase yields MVRNYANRMNNMKASEIREILKITENKDIISFAGGLPAPELFPVEEMKVVSRKVLEESGSQALQYTTTEGLDALRVQIANRMNEKVGTKINMEEIQIVSGSQQALDMSGKLFLDEGDIVVCENPTYLGAINAFKAYNCEFIEVETDAEGMDIKALEKVLMSGERIKFIYVIPDFQNPTGRSWSIERRKAFIEVINKYSIPVIEDNPYGELTFKDVIMPSLKALDTAGLVITLGTFSKIFCPGLRIGWIAAEKDIIDKFVLIKQSTDLHTSNISQREISKYMELYDLDEHIEKIKKVYKRRRDLAINTMKTEFPDYMCFTIPEGGLFTWVEGPKTMDSKKVLKECLENGVAFVPGHSFFPNGGGQNTFRLNFSNANETQLVEGLKRLARILRDTVN; encoded by the coding sequence ATGGTTAGAAATTATGCAAATCGGATGAATAATATGAAGGCTTCAGAAATAAGGGAGATACTTAAGATCACAGAAAATAAAGACATAATCTCATTTGCTGGAGGTCTCCCAGCTCCAGAATTATTTCCAGTGGAGGAAATGAAGGTCGTATCTAGGAAGGTTCTTGAAGAAAGTGGAAGCCAGGCACTTCAATATACTACCACAGAAGGATTAGATGCGTTAAGAGTACAAATTGCAAATAGGATGAATGAAAAAGTAGGAACCAAAATAAACATGGAAGAAATACAGATTGTGAGTGGTTCTCAACAAGCACTAGATATGTCAGGTAAATTGTTTTTAGATGAGGGAGATATTGTTGTCTGTGAGAATCCGACTTATCTAGGAGCAATCAATGCCTTTAAAGCTTACAATTGTGAATTTATTGAAGTAGAAACAGATGCAGAAGGCATGGACATAAAAGCCCTTGAGAAGGTGTTAATGTCTGGAGAAAGAATTAAATTTATTTATGTTATTCCGGATTTTCAAAACCCTACAGGTAGAAGCTGGAGTATTGAGCGTAGGAAAGCATTTATAGAAGTTATCAATAAATACAGTATTCCTGTTATTGAAGATAACCCTTATGGAGAATTAACCTTTAAGGATGTAATTATGCCATCTCTAAAAGCCCTTGATACTGCGGGTCTTGTAATTACCCTTGGAACCTTTTCAAAAATATTTTGCCCTGGACTGAGAATAGGATGGATAGCTGCAGAAAAGGATATTATTGATAAATTTGTGTTGATTAAACAAAGTACAGATTTACATACATCTAACATAAGTCAACGAGAGATAAGTAAGTATATGGAGTTATATGATTTAGATGAACATATTGAAAAGATTAAGAAGGTTTATAAGAGAAGAAGAGATTTGGCAATCAATACGATGAAGACAGAGTTTCCAGATTATATGTGCTTTACCATCCCAGAGGGTGGGTTATTTACTTGGGTAGAGGGGCCAAAAACAATGGATTCAAAGAAGGTGCTTAAAGAGTGCTTAGAAAATGGGGTTGCTTTTGTACCAGGACATTCGTTTTTTCCAAATGGTGGAGGACAAAACACATTTAGATTAAATTTTTCTAATGCAAATGAGACACAATTGGTTGAAGGTCTCAAAAGATTGGCGAGGATATTGAGAGATACGGTGAACTGA
- a CDS encoding PLP-dependent aminotransferase family protein, giving the protein MKITIDKKNKAPIYVQIKGEIKRMIYSRELEPFELLPSERKLAEELGVNRSTVLNAYRELKAEGLIDSHIGQGTQVMPVLNDVGKDEVQQSFPISWQHMLSQEALRSQDTSIIDMMKGNSKDKLISFAAGIAAPELYPIESFEAIASIFHEHTYEPFLHTPVEGLYSFREAICKLMERKRINKVPEEVMVLSGSQQGLDLLARNYLDVGDTVIVEEPTYLGAIQIFKAVGAKVIGVPVHNEGIRMDILETLIIKHKPKFIYSMPTFQNPSGRVMDLAHRLKLLELSYAYQVPIIEDDAYSELRYEGDEIPSLKTLDKKGNVLYLNTFSKCLFPGLRIGWLCAPITVIKQLSMKKQLMDLHANSLGQRLILDYLNMSKLEHHLSNVIKVYRNRRDIMISMLNKYAPEGVRWTVPEGGFYIWCEIPETINTRSLWMRAIDAGVTYVPGEAFFTSKQGQNFIRLNFSFPSIDEIKRGVQILMKVVEESLEVTNRLSSDNKVEVNPMF; this is encoded by the coding sequence ATGAAGATTACTATTGATAAGAAGAATAAAGCACCTATATATGTTCAGATTAAAGGGGAAATAAAAAGGATGATTTATTCCAGGGAATTAGAACCTTTTGAGTTATTGCCCTCGGAAAGAAAGTTGGCGGAGGAGCTTGGGGTAAATAGAAGTACCGTGCTGAATGCTTATAGAGAATTGAAAGCTGAGGGTTTGATTGATTCCCATATTGGGCAAGGGACTCAGGTTATGCCGGTATTGAATGATGTGGGGAAAGATGAGGTGCAACAAAGCTTTCCTATTTCTTGGCAGCATATGCTGAGTCAGGAGGCATTAAGGTCACAAGACACTTCGATCATTGATATGATGAAGGGGAATTCGAAAGATAAGTTGATATCATTTGCGGCAGGTATCGCTGCTCCAGAGCTTTATCCTATAGAGAGCTTTGAAGCAATAGCAAGTATATTTCATGAACATACGTATGAACCATTTTTGCATACACCAGTAGAAGGATTATATTCATTTAGGGAAGCAATATGTAAGCTTATGGAAAGAAAACGAATAAATAAAGTTCCTGAGGAAGTTATGGTATTGTCAGGTTCTCAACAAGGGCTTGATTTGTTAGCTAGGAATTATTTGGATGTAGGGGATACCGTTATTGTTGAAGAGCCAACTTATCTTGGAGCTATTCAAATATTTAAGGCAGTAGGAGCAAAGGTGATTGGAGTTCCAGTCCATAATGAAGGCATACGGATGGATATATTAGAAACATTGATTATTAAGCATAAACCTAAATTTATTTATTCTATGCCTACCTTTCAAAATCCATCAGGAAGAGTAATGGATCTTGCTCACCGTCTTAAACTATTGGAATTGTCTTATGCTTATCAAGTACCAATTATAGAAGATGATGCATATTCTGAACTTCGATATGAGGGAGATGAGATACCTTCGCTTAAGACATTAGATAAAAAGGGAAATGTATTATATCTGAATACTTTTTCTAAGTGCTTATTTCCAGGACTTCGAATTGGATGGTTGTGTGCACCAATAACAGTGATCAAACAATTATCAATGAAAAAGCAGTTAATGGATCTTCATGCGAATAGTTTAGGACAAAGGCTAATATTAGATTATTTAAATATGAGTAAATTAGAGCATCATCTATCAAATGTGATTAAGGTGTATCGAAATAGAAGAGATATTATGATAAGTATGTTAAACAAATACGCTCCAGAGGGCGTTAGGTGGACTGTTCCAGAAGGTGGCTTTTATATTTGGTGTGAGATTCCAGAGACAATAAATACTAGAAGCCTTTGGATGAGAGCTATTGATGCGGGTGTTACTTACGTACCTGGAGAAGCCTTTTTTACTAGTAAGCAGGGGCAAAATTTTATTAGACTGAATTTTTCTTTTCCATCGATTGATGAAATAAAGAGAGGCGTTCAAATATTAATGAAGGTAGTTGAGGAATCATTAGAGGTGACAAATCGTTTATCTAGTGATAATAAGGTTGAGGTAAATCCAATGTTTTAA
- a CDS encoding glutamate--tRNA ligase — MDNKKIRTRFAPSPTGRMHVGNLRTALYAYLITKHEGGDFLLRIEDTDQERFVEGALEIIYRTLKDTGLMHDEGPDRDGGVGPYVQSERNEQGIYLKYAKSLVEKGEAYYCFCSKERLEGLKTNLENDKEAFKYDKHCLSLSKKEIEDNLSNNLPFVIRQNNPIEGKTTFSDDIYGEITVDNSELDDMILMKSDGFPTYNFANVVDDHLMRITHIVRGNEYLASSPKYNRLYEAFGWDVPVYVHCPLITNEEHQKLSKRSGHSSYEDLLEQGFLTEAIVNYVALLGWSPGTNEEIFSLKELIERFDYKNINKSPAVFDMKKFRWMNGEYIKNMPFEDFYKLALPEAKKVIKKDTLSLEKIIALAQSRIEVLNEIPEQIDFFEAIPQYDIELYNHKKMKTNPENSLESLEKILPLLEAHEDWTIDALHELVLGYVSEQGMKNGLMLWPLRTVLSGKASTPGGAFDIADILGKEESIKRIKDGIEQLKSS, encoded by the coding sequence ATGGATAACAAAAAAATTAGAACCAGATTTGCACCAAGTCCTACAGGAAGAATGCATGTAGGAAACTTAAGAACAGCATTATATGCTTATTTGATAACAAAGCATGAAGGAGGAGATTTCCTTCTTCGTATTGAAGATACGGATCAAGAGAGATTTGTAGAAGGTGCTTTAGAAATCATCTATAGAACCTTAAAGGATACAGGTTTGATGCACGATGAAGGTCCAGATAGGGATGGTGGTGTAGGTCCTTATGTTCAAAGTGAAAGAAATGAACAAGGAATTTACTTGAAATATGCGAAGTCCTTGGTTGAAAAAGGTGAAGCATACTACTGCTTCTGCTCGAAGGAACGACTTGAAGGACTAAAAACAAATCTTGAAAATGATAAAGAAGCTTTTAAATATGACAAGCACTGCCTTAGTTTGTCAAAGAAAGAAATAGAAGATAACTTATCTAATAATCTGCCTTTTGTTATTAGACAAAACAATCCAATCGAGGGGAAGACAACTTTTTCAGATGATATCTATGGAGAAATAACAGTTGATAATAGTGAATTAGATGATATGATTCTTATGAAATCAGATGGTTTTCCAACCTATAATTTCGCAAATGTAGTTGATGATCATTTAATGCGTATTACGCACATAGTAAGGGGTAATGAATATTTGGCCTCCTCGCCTAAATATAATCGATTATATGAAGCCTTTGGATGGGATGTTCCTGTTTATGTTCACTGTCCACTTATAACCAATGAGGAGCATCAAAAGCTTAGTAAAAGGAGTGGACATTCCTCTTATGAAGATTTACTAGAGCAAGGGTTTCTTACGGAAGCGATTGTAAATTATGTTGCCTTGCTTGGCTGGAGTCCTGGTACGAATGAAGAAATCTTTTCTCTTAAGGAACTGATAGAGCGATTTGATTACAAGAACATTAATAAATCGCCTGCTGTTTTCGATATGAAAAAGTTTCGCTGGATGAATGGAGAATACATTAAGAATATGCCTTTCGAGGATTTTTATAAGCTTGCATTACCTGAGGCAAAGAAAGTAATTAAAAAGGATACCTTAAGCTTAGAGAAAATCATTGCCTTGGCACAATCAAGAATAGAAGTTTTAAATGAAATTCCTGAACAAATTGATTTCTTTGAAGCGATTCCACAATATGATATTGAACTATATAATCATAAAAAGATGAAAACGAATCCGGAAAATTCTTTAGAGAGCTTAGAAAAAATACTTCCCTTATTAGAAGCCCATGAAGACTGGACTATTGATGCATTGCACGAGTTAGTACTAGGATATGTAAGCGAACAAGGTATGAAAAATGGTCTTATGCTTTGGCCACTTAGAACAGTTCTTTCAGGAAAAGCTTCAACTCCTGGAGGCGCATTTGATATCGCAGATATTCTCGGAAAAGAAGAATCAATAAAAAGAATAAAAGATGGAATTGAGCAACTAAAAAGTAGTTAG
- a CDS encoding 2-C-methyl-D-erythritol 2,4-cyclodiphosphate synthase produces the protein MRVGIGYDVHKLVENRELILGGVCIPFDKGLLGHSDADVLVHAIMDALIGAMALGDIGKHFPDSDDKYKGISSLKLLEYVNEIIEKEGYQIGNIDATIIAQKPKMAPYVDAMTTNICQILKICHSQLNIKATTEEGLGFTGQGLGISAQAICFLIKG, from the coding sequence ATGAGGGTTGGCATAGGTTATGACGTTCATAAGTTAGTTGAGAATAGAGAATTAATATTAGGTGGAGTATGTATTCCGTTTGATAAGGGATTACTTGGACACTCTGACGCGGATGTATTGGTTCATGCTATTATGGATGCACTGATTGGTGCCATGGCACTTGGAGATATTGGAAAACATTTCCCAGATTCTGATGATAAATATAAAGGTATTTCAAGCTTAAAGTTACTAGAATATGTGAATGAAATTATTGAAAAAGAAGGGTATCAAATAGGAAACATAGATGCAACGATCATTGCACAAAAACCCAAAATGGCACCATATGTAGATGCTATGACTACTAACATTTGTCAAATATTAAAAATTTGTCACAGCCAGCTTAACATCAAAGCTACGACTGAAGAAGGACTTGGATTTACGGGGCAAGGATTAGGTATTAGTGCACAAGCAATTTGTTTCTTGATAAAAGGGTAA